From a single Shewanella denitrificans OS217 genomic region:
- a CDS encoding GntR family transcriptional regulator gives MLELINVNPNSGEPIYRQLHEQIVRLIVGGQLQAEAVLPSVRQIAEALAVNPMTVSRAIQGLVEQGWLERRRGQATRVAIRTQDDSNATHDLLAPQCQNLIDQATQLGLSLEDVQALLAAHWHQPDDRT, from the coding sequence ATGTTAGAACTGATTAATGTCAACCCCAATAGTGGCGAACCTATTTATCGCCAATTACACGAGCAAATCGTGCGCTTGATTGTGGGCGGACAACTGCAGGCCGAAGCGGTGCTGCCGTCAGTGAGGCAAATTGCCGAAGCATTGGCGGTGAATCCCATGACAGTTTCACGGGCCATCCAAGGTTTAGTGGAACAGGGTTGGCTGGAGCGACGCCGAGGCCAGGCGACTCGGGTCGCCATTCGAACTCAAGACGACAGCAATGCAACCCATGATTTACTGGCCCCGCAATGTCAGAATTTAATTGATCAGGCGACTCAACTTGGGCTCAGTTTAGAAGATGTACAGGCCTTATTGGCAGCACATTGGCATCAGCCAGACGACAGGACCTAG
- the hutC gene encoding histidine utilization repressor — translation MTAPIFAQIKQHIIANIENGAWQEDDKVPSENQLASQFSCSRMTARRAVTELVEQGILERSQGLGTFVSGLKSQSSLLTIRNIADEIKERGHGYSVQQLALTEIAAAASIANALDLEVGSPVFYSVLVHCEQGLPLQLEQRFVNPKLVPDYLAQDFSLQTPHEYLSKVAPLTEAKHTVEAISANSQFQQQLNIEASEPCLQVLRRTWSRQGVVSFSRLIHPGSRFRLGGHLKFSK, via the coding sequence ATGACAGCGCCGATTTTTGCTCAGATCAAGCAACATATCATAGCCAATATTGAAAATGGCGCCTGGCAAGAAGATGATAAAGTCCCATCAGAGAACCAGCTCGCGAGCCAGTTTTCCTGTAGCCGCATGACAGCAAGACGCGCCGTGACTGAGTTGGTTGAGCAAGGTATTTTGGAGCGCAGCCAAGGACTGGGTACTTTTGTTTCAGGACTTAAGTCCCAGTCGTCACTGCTGACCATACGCAATATCGCCGATGAAATTAAAGAACGGGGCCACGGCTATAGTGTGCAGCAATTGGCTTTGACTGAAATCGCTGCTGCCGCCTCCATTGCTAATGCATTAGATTTAGAGGTGGGTAGCCCAGTGTTTTATTCTGTGCTGGTGCATTGCGAGCAAGGCCTGCCGCTACAACTTGAGCAGCGGTTTGTTAACCCTAAATTGGTGCCAGACTATTTAGCCCAAGACTTCAGCCTGCAAACGCCCCATGAGTATTTATCTAAGGTGGCACCACTCACCGAAGCCAAGCATACGGTGGAGGCGATATCGGCCAATAGCCAATTTCAGCAGCAACTCAACATTGAAGCCAGCGAGCCTTGCCTGCAGGTGCTGAGACGCACTTGGTCACGCCAAGGCGTGGTGAGTTTTTCTCGTTTGATCCACCCAGGTAGCCGTTTCCGTTTAGGCGGCCACTTAAAGTTTTCTAAGTAA
- a CDS encoding bifunctional diguanylate cyclase/phosphodiesterase, translating into MKNVKLAIALSILLALLATLTLTVTQGIAAKTTQTVAATSTELGVQLNAVTLTDMPATHYLPLTKEERLWLDNNQPIRVGVDGNFPPYSFLDENNQPVGIAIDTLELIGKKLDIEFVIDKQSSWRKVISNLDAKKIDVILTMVRTPEREVNYLFTSPIVYKSLVIINNKDSSAIENRGDIASKTIALVKNYHYVSKILNEFPSVVPFYVDTMREALEAVEAKKADAAITFFAGANFLQQKYLFSNLEFAAFYERNSANDAIAIRQDQPMLAAIMQKGLDVLSADDKLKINEKWHANITLPTNHQVVIEIALVAGLLISLLLLWLVREKRHNRVLVSAQVDTEDANRALNSLREKLEIIVSERTVQLKNSENRYRGLVESLQDEYIFYQHDIQGEIQYVSPSITHILGHKALNFRGSYNKYLTSNKNNLAIPELILRCIKGEHVPPFEIEIMDIKGAYHTFEVLERPMYNEQNECIGCEGIAHDITERKQHQRKLYRLSHFDKLTNLANRYLFTLSLGQAITSAKALNQTFALLFLDLTRFKIINDNLGHSAGDKLLQQAALRLTEQLNSQDILARFGGDKFCILLPESDEKQAEAVALTLIKILAQPFEVYEQSFILGCRIGISLFPTNGHDPETLLKQADAALYVAKKRPAGFAFCSEEQAVYNQRRLKLEQGLRLALSKSSFDESFELSAVYQSLNQLPDAGLAGFEALIRWVHPELGPISPMEFIPIAEETGLIFELSRWMLTKVCRQLKEWHQLGFDFKRVSVNLSALDLININLAEEIINLIEEAGAEPRWLKIEITETALMAAPEQSISTLQQLVGNGIHVAIDDFGTGYSSLAYLKSLPATSLKIDQSFIRNIMTSIEDQAVVKAVISMAHSLGKKVTAEGVETQEQLDFLITRHCDLAQGYLFAKPLIAQDCVKKYAANNNQNKIVTFKRSLK; encoded by the coding sequence TTGAAAAATGTCAAATTGGCAATCGCCTTGAGTATTCTGCTGGCCTTATTGGCTACGCTCACCCTGACGGTGACGCAAGGCATCGCGGCCAAAACCACTCAAACTGTGGCAGCTACTAGCACGGAACTCGGTGTGCAATTAAATGCTGTGACACTCACCGACATGCCGGCAACCCATTATCTCCCTCTCACTAAAGAAGAACGTCTCTGGCTGGACAATAACCAGCCCATTAGGGTCGGCGTCGATGGTAATTTTCCTCCTTATAGTTTCCTCGATGAAAATAATCAGCCCGTGGGCATTGCTATCGATACCTTAGAACTTATCGGCAAGAAACTCGACATTGAGTTTGTCATAGATAAACAATCAAGTTGGCGAAAGGTCATCTCTAATTTAGATGCGAAAAAAATCGATGTGATACTGACCATGGTGCGAACCCCTGAGCGGGAAGTGAACTACCTATTTACCTCCCCAATAGTCTATAAGTCACTGGTTATTATTAATAATAAAGACAGTTCCGCCATAGAAAACCGGGGAGACATTGCCAGTAAAACCATAGCGTTAGTTAAAAATTATCACTATGTCAGTAAAATTCTCAATGAGTTCCCAAGTGTGGTGCCTTTTTATGTTGATACTATGCGTGAAGCCCTAGAAGCGGTAGAAGCCAAAAAAGCCGATGCCGCCATTACTTTCTTCGCTGGGGCTAATTTCTTACAACAGAAATACTTATTCAGTAATTTGGAATTTGCCGCTTTCTATGAAAGAAACAGCGCCAATGATGCCATTGCCATTAGGCAAGACCAGCCCATGTTGGCGGCCATAATGCAGAAAGGTTTAGACGTTTTAAGTGCAGATGATAAATTGAAAATTAATGAGAAATGGCATGCTAACATCACGCTGCCAACTAACCATCAAGTTGTGATTGAAATTGCCTTAGTGGCAGGGCTGTTAATCAGCTTATTACTGCTCTGGCTAGTGCGAGAAAAACGTCACAACAGAGTGCTAGTGTCAGCACAAGTTGATACAGAGGATGCCAACAGGGCCCTTAATAGCTTGCGGGAAAAACTAGAAATAATCGTCAGTGAGCGCACGGTACAACTTAAAAATAGTGAAAACAGGTACCGAGGCTTAGTGGAGTCATTACAAGATGAATACATCTTCTATCAACACGATATTCAAGGCGAGATACAATATGTAAGCCCTTCAATTACTCACATACTTGGGCATAAGGCGCTCAATTTCAGGGGCAGCTATAACAAGTACCTAACCAGTAATAAGAATAACCTTGCCATTCCAGAACTGATACTGCGCTGCATTAAGGGAGAGCATGTCCCACCTTTTGAGATAGAAATCATGGATATTAAGGGCGCTTACCATACCTTTGAAGTGTTAGAGCGCCCCATGTACAACGAACAAAACGAGTGTATAGGTTGTGAAGGCATAGCCCATGACATTACTGAAAGAAAACAGCATCAACGCAAACTCTATCGCTTGTCCCATTTTGATAAGCTGACCAATCTCGCCAATCGCTACCTATTTACCTTGTCATTGGGGCAAGCCATCACCTCGGCGAAAGCCTTAAACCAAACGTTCGCCTTACTGTTTCTCGACCTGACTCGCTTCAAAATCATCAATGATAACCTAGGCCACAGCGCTGGGGATAAACTATTACAACAAGCCGCACTTAGGCTCACTGAGCAATTAAATAGTCAAGATATCCTAGCCCGCTTCGGGGGGGATAAATTTTGTATTTTGCTGCCTGAGAGCGATGAAAAACAAGCCGAAGCTGTGGCATTAACACTGATCAAAATCTTAGCTCAACCATTTGAGGTGTATGAGCAGTCGTTTATTTTGGGTTGCCGCATCGGAATTAGCCTCTTTCCAACCAATGGCCACGACCCAGAGACCCTATTGAAACAAGCCGATGCAGCGCTTTATGTGGCCAAGAAGCGCCCCGCTGGTTTTGCCTTCTGCAGTGAAGAGCAAGCAGTCTACAATCAGCGCCGCCTTAAGTTAGAGCAAGGTTTAAGGCTGGCGTTAAGTAAGTCAAGCTTCGATGAGAGCTTTGAGCTGTCAGCCGTCTACCAGTCTTTAAATCAACTACCTGATGCTGGACTTGCGGGTTTTGAAGCCTTAATTCGCTGGGTTCACCCTGAATTGGGGCCAATATCGCCGATGGAATTTATTCCTATCGCCGAAGAAACGGGACTTATTTTCGAATTAAGCCGTTGGATGCTGACTAAGGTTTGCCGTCAGCTTAAAGAATGGCACCAGCTAGGTTTTGACTTTAAACGTGTTTCGGTAAATTTGTCAGCCCTAGATCTTATCAATATCAATCTTGCAGAAGAAATCATCAATCTAATAGAAGAAGCAGGTGCCGAACCCCGCTGGCTTAAAATAGAAATAACAGAAACTGCCTTAATGGCAGCCCCTGAACAATCCATCAGTACACTGCAGCAGTTAGTAGGAAACGGCATTCACGTGGCTATCGATGATTTTGGCACTGGCTATTCATCGTTGGCCTATTTGAAGTCCCTGCCTGCGACGTCGTTAAAAATCGATCAGTCTTTTATTCGCAATATTATGACCTCCATCGAAGATCAAGCAGTAGTCAAGGCTGTCATCAGCATGGCTCATTCTCTAGGGAAAAAAGTCACCGCCGAAGGGGTTGAAACCCAAGAACAGCTGGATTTTCTCATCACGCGTCACTGTGACTTAGCCCAGGGTTACCTGTTCGCTAAACCCTTAATCGCCCAGGACTGTGTTAAAAAATACGCGGCCAACAATAATCAAAATAAAATTGTGACCTTCAAGCGCTCGCTAAAATAG
- a CDS encoding acyl-CoA thioesterase, translating into MQKTLLEMDISPRFNETDGLGHINNTVIPVWFEAAREPVFAIFNPELDLNKWNLIVAGFNVAFTSPTQYGQAVRIKTWISRIGNSSFEVAQQSWQGDKLTAEGKTTLVHFDYANDKSQPIPTDIKQLLGLLSGQV; encoded by the coding sequence ATGCAAAAGACATTGCTGGAAATGGATATTTCGCCAAGATTTAACGAAACCGATGGCCTAGGTCACATCAATAATACCGTGATCCCTGTGTGGTTTGAGGCAGCTCGTGAGCCTGTGTTTGCTATTTTTAATCCAGAATTGGATTTAAATAAGTGGAACTTGATTGTGGCAGGTTTTAATGTGGCGTTTACCTCGCCAACTCAATACGGCCAAGCCGTCAGGATAAAAACCTGGATAAGCCGCATAGGTAACAGCAGTTTTGAGGTTGCCCAGCAGAGTTGGCAGGGCGATAAGCTCACCGCCGAAGGTAAGACGACCTTAGTGCACTTCGATTACGCCAATGATAAAAGCCAGCCAATCCCAACAGATATTAAGCAACTGCTGGGGCTGTTAAGCGGCCAGGTTTAA
- the mtnC gene encoding acireductone synthase, which yields MSIKAIVVDTAGTTTDLNFIQDVLFPYSHQVMASFLAQNQQQVLVESCINDVRDIALEPSATVARVAEILQIWITEDRKLAPLKTLQGLIWKQGYSSLAFQGQIYPDFIEAISRYRQQGVAIYSFSSGSVEAQKLLFSHSEVGDLTPMFSGHFDMRMGNKLDKQAYLNIHNTLGLPPKQILFVSDTQEELTAAQAAGMMTCLMSRGDAFAPTEHKQVGSFTALNI from the coding sequence ATGAGTATTAAAGCCATTGTCGTCGACACAGCAGGCACCACCACTGACCTCAACTTTATTCAAGATGTGTTGTTTCCCTATTCTCATCAGGTGATGGCTAGTTTTTTAGCGCAAAATCAGCAGCAGGTGTTGGTGGAATCTTGCATTAACGATGTGCGTGATATCGCCCTAGAGCCCAGTGCTACGGTGGCCCGAGTGGCTGAAATCCTTCAAATTTGGATAACCGAAGACCGTAAGCTTGCGCCCCTTAAAACTTTGCAGGGTCTGATTTGGAAGCAGGGTTACTCAAGCCTTGCCTTTCAAGGGCAAATTTACCCCGACTTTATTGAAGCCATAAGCCGTTATCGCCAACAAGGCGTTGCCATCTATAGTTTTTCTTCAGGCTCAGTCGAGGCGCAGAAATTGCTTTTTAGCCACAGTGAGGTCGGTGATTTAACCCCTATGTTTAGTGGTCACTTCGATATGCGCATGGGCAACAAGCTAGATAAGCAAGCTTACCTAAATATTCACAACACCTTAGGATTACCACCAAAACAAATCCTGTTTGTATCTGATACCCAAGAAGAGCTGACAGCAGCACAAGCCGCTGGCATGATGACTTGCCTGATGAGCCGAGGCGATGCATTTGCACCCACAGAGCATAAGCAAGTGGGCAGTTTTACCGCCTTGAATATATAA
- a CDS encoding AMP-dependent synthetase/ligase, which produces MSLAQYHLVQLLQQQSQQRADSIALEGFELAAPWDRVSWKAFDSISHQVAKAMIKFGLQAQDTAVILSQNCPQWTCADIGLLKARAIVVPVYPSSTQEQASFIINDAGAKVLFVDDAEQYHMACKLQAVCPSVEYLVVFDANVPLLDTPNHLHFDSLITEDLSAQDRALTERLQAANLDDLLTLIYTSGTTGDPKGVMLDYRNMASTIRQHDTCLNFNPGDTSLAFLPLSHVFERSWSFFALCRGGRNVYLKDTMKIKEAIVAVRPHTLCVVPRFLEKVYSAVQDKVSKAPKSRQRLFHWAMAAGQRQFEVNQGRAKTSAILSLQWVVANKLVFSKLQAVLGGRLKFMPCGGAALDMTVGNFFHGINLPVLCGYGMTETNATVTMNTLNNRVPGSNGKPLPETEVKLGAFDEIMVRGDAVMRGYYKRPDDTAATFEDGWLKTGDAGRFDEQGNLFITDRIKELMKTSNGKYIAPQRVEGKVGSCPFIEQVAIIADGRNFVSALIVPSFEALEYWAKEQGLVFDSLASLLERAEVLAHFEQRLIHLQHDLAAFEQIKKFSLLPEAFTIEAGLITPTLKLRRKAIYQRYAPEITAMYAG; this is translated from the coding sequence ATGTCATTAGCGCAATATCATCTCGTTCAACTCCTACAGCAGCAGAGCCAACAGCGTGCAGATAGCATAGCGCTTGAGGGGTTTGAATTGGCTGCGCCTTGGGACAGGGTAAGTTGGAAAGCTTTTGATAGCATCAGCCATCAAGTGGCCAAAGCCATGATAAAGTTTGGTCTTCAAGCACAAGATACCGCCGTTATCCTGTCGCAAAATTGCCCCCAATGGACCTGCGCCGACATCGGCTTGCTAAAGGCGCGCGCCATAGTCGTGCCTGTGTACCCAAGCAGTACCCAAGAGCAGGCAAGCTTCATCATCAATGATGCTGGCGCTAAGGTGCTATTTGTTGATGATGCCGAACAATATCATATGGCGTGTAAATTACAGGCTGTGTGTCCAAGTGTTGAATACCTAGTGGTATTCGATGCCAATGTGCCCTTGCTAGACACCCCAAATCACTTGCATTTTGACAGCCTAATAACCGAAGATTTAAGCGCCCAAGACAGGGCGTTAACTGAGCGTTTACAGGCGGCCAATCTGGATGACTTGTTAACCCTGATTTATACCTCTGGTACCACGGGGGATCCCAAAGGCGTGATGCTAGATTATCGTAATATGGCCTCGACCATACGCCAGCACGATACCTGTTTGAACTTCAATCCCGGTGACACTTCGCTAGCCTTCTTGCCGTTAAGCCATGTGTTTGAGCGCAGTTGGAGCTTCTTTGCCTTATGTCGTGGTGGCCGAAATGTGTATTTGAAAGATACGATGAAAATCAAAGAAGCCATAGTGGCCGTGCGTCCTCATACCTTGTGTGTGGTGCCAAGATTTTTAGAAAAAGTCTATAGCGCAGTGCAAGACAAGGTCTCTAAAGCCCCCAAATCCAGACAGAGATTATTTCACTGGGCCATGGCTGCGGGCCAGCGGCAATTCGAGGTCAATCAAGGTCGCGCAAAAACCAGTGCCATCTTGAGTCTGCAATGGGTCGTGGCTAACAAATTGGTGTTCAGTAAGTTACAAGCCGTTTTAGGTGGGAGGCTTAAATTTATGCCTTGCGGCGGCGCCGCCTTAGACATGACAGTGGGTAACTTCTTTCATGGCATTAACTTGCCTGTGCTGTGTGGTTACGGCATGACAGAGACTAATGCCACAGTGACCATGAACACACTTAATAACCGAGTGCCAGGCTCTAACGGTAAGCCATTGCCTGAGACAGAAGTAAAGCTTGGTGCTTTTGATGAGATCATGGTGCGTGGCGATGCTGTGATGCGCGGTTATTACAAACGTCCCGACGACACGGCTGCCACATTTGAAGATGGCTGGTTAAAAACCGGCGATGCGGGGCGTTTCGATGAGCAGGGTAACTTGTTTATTACTGACCGCATCAAAGAATTGATGAAAACCTCCAATGGCAAATACATAGCGCCTCAGCGAGTCGAAGGTAAAGTGGGTTCTTGCCCCTTTATTGAGCAAGTTGCCATCATAGCCGATGGGCGTAATTTTGTGTCGGCGTTAATCGTGCCGTCATTTGAGGCATTAGAATATTGGGCCAAAGAGCAAGGGTTAGTGTTTGACTCGTTAGCCTCCTTGCTGGAACGTGCTGAAGTCTTGGCCCATTTTGAGCAGCGCTTAATTCATCTGCAGCACGATTTAGCGGCGTTTGAGCAAATAAAGAAATTTAGCCTATTGCCAGAAGCTTTCACCATAGAAGCAGGCTTGATTACGCCGACATTGAAGCTACGCCGTAAGGCGATATATCAAAGATACGCCCCAGAGATAACGGCCATGTATGCTGGTTAA
- a CDS encoding DUF2846 domain-containing protein has protein sequence MKNIYLALSLIAVSFFSGCASVPMASSEQDSALKQFQQPKNGNAGLYIYRNSFVGQALKKNVYVNGQLLGETANKVYFYKELAPGNHSISTESEFSENDINLPVEAGQLYFVEQHIKMGVFVGGASLEHVDNAKGMDNIKQCKLAKATDQVVYLKTPANKL, from the coding sequence ATGAAAAATATCTATTTGGCTTTATCGTTAATCGCAGTTTCATTTTTCTCAGGTTGTGCTTCAGTACCTATGGCATCGTCGGAGCAAGACTCTGCGTTAAAGCAATTTCAACAACCAAAAAATGGTAACGCGGGTTTATATATTTATAGGAACTCATTCGTTGGCCAAGCTTTAAAAAAGAATGTTTATGTCAACGGGCAGCTCCTCGGTGAAACGGCAAACAAGGTTTACTTTTATAAAGAGTTAGCACCCGGTAATCACTCAATTTCCACCGAGTCTGAATTTAGTGAAAACGATATCAACTTACCCGTTGAGGCTGGTCAGTTGTATTTCGTTGAGCAGCACATAAAAATGGGCGTATTCGTCGGTGGTGCCAGTTTAGAGCATGTTGATAATGCTAAAGGGATGGACAATATTAAGCAATGTAAGTTGGCTAAAGCAACCGATCAAGTCGTCTACTTAAAAACTCCGGCCAATAAACTCTAG
- a CDS encoding ABC transporter ATP-binding protein, giving the protein MTQEQPILSIKGLLKSFDGKSVLNNLTMDLYPGMVVGLLGLNGAGKTTLMHCALGILAMDAGEAHILADNAANLSLQTKAQIGFVPQQPFGYEGFTVGAALALHRSFYPSWDLELEQDWLKRFNLTSKLQVQRLSVGQRQSLALIMAMAYRPKLLLLDEPVASLDPIARRKFMADLFDLALESGSAVLFSSHITSDLERVASHLALIKEGELLLFKEIDSLREEVKSLSLAENTPLPASLRVLQRQGNAVLVDNYQGQVIEGVKAVTSLNLEQLFVALHS; this is encoded by the coding sequence ATGACGCAAGAACAACCCATTTTATCCATTAAAGGATTACTTAAGTCTTTCGATGGTAAGTCAGTGCTCAATAATCTAACCATGGACTTGTATCCAGGCATGGTGGTGGGATTGCTGGGCCTTAACGGCGCTGGAAAAACCACCTTGATGCATTGTGCGCTGGGGATATTAGCCATGGACGCAGGTGAAGCGCATATTTTAGCTGATAATGCCGCTAACTTGAGTCTGCAAACTAAGGCTCAGATAGGTTTTGTGCCGCAGCAGCCGTTCGGTTATGAAGGTTTTACGGTCGGGGCTGCCTTGGCATTGCATCGAAGCTTTTACCCCAGTTGGGATCTTGAGTTAGAGCAAGATTGGCTTAAGCGATTTAATTTAACCTCCAAGTTACAAGTACAGCGCTTGTCTGTGGGGCAGAGACAATCCTTGGCATTGATAATGGCAATGGCCTATCGCCCTAAGTTGCTACTGCTGGATGAACCGGTTGCTAGTCTTGATCCCATCGCCAGACGTAAATTTATGGCCGACTTATTCGATTTAGCCTTAGAGTCTGGTTCTGCAGTGCTGTTTTCTTCTCATATCACCTCAGATCTGGAGCGGGTCGCCAGCCACTTAGCCCTTATAAAAGAGGGTGAATTATTGCTATTTAAAGAGATTGATAGCCTAAGAGAAGAAGTGAAATCCCTTAGTTTGGCAGAAAATACCCCGCTGCCTGCGAGCCTTAGGGTATTGCAGCGCCAAGGCAATGCTGTGCTGGTGGATAACTATCAAGGGCAAGTTATCGAAGGGGTTAAGGCGGTTACGAGCCTTAATCTAGAGCAGCTTTTCGTGGCGCTGCATTCATGA
- a CDS encoding dCMP deaminase family protein, whose translation MISKWAKRFFQMAELVGSWSKDPSTQVGAVITKHNRIVSVGFNGYPHGISDSAETDDRDMKLLKTLHAEENAILFAKRDLDGCDIWVTHFPCPNCAAKIIQTGITGVFCPEQNADFLSRWGDKISISQEMFLQAGVKVTWLPLDELA comes from the coding sequence ATGATTTCCAAGTGGGCAAAACGATTCTTTCAAATGGCAGAGCTGGTGGGGTCTTGGAGTAAAGATCCTTCGACCCAAGTGGGAGCTGTGATCACTAAACATAATCGTATCGTTTCTGTGGGCTTTAATGGCTACCCTCACGGTATTTCTGACAGTGCAGAAACCGATGATCGTGATATGAAGCTACTTAAAACCTTGCACGCAGAAGAAAATGCGATTCTTTTTGCTAAGCGAGATCTCGACGGCTGTGATATTTGGGTCACTCACTTTCCTTGCCCCAATTGCGCCGCCAAGATCATTCAAACAGGGATCACTGGGGTGTTTTGCCCAGAACAAAATGCCGATTTTCTCTCCCGTTGGGGCGACAAAATCAGTATAAGCCAAGAAATGTTCTTACAAGCTGGGGTTAAGGTGACTTGGTTGCCACTGGATGAATTGGCTTAA
- the hutI gene encoding imidazolonepropionase, producing the protein MSWDQVWIDINIATMDANIGEPYGAITQAAMAVKDGKIAWLGPRSELPEFDVLATPVYRGKGNWVTPGLIDAHTHLVFAGSRANEFELRLKGASYEEIARAGGGIISTVKACREADEAELFELGRQRLNALAKEGVTTVEIKSGYGLDIETELKLLRVARELGKHHHVDIKTTFLGAHAIPSEYKDAANSTERSDAYVDLVVNEMLPAVMAENLADAVDVFCEGIAFNLAQTKRVFTAAKQAGLDIKLHAEQLSNIGGSQLAAQMGALSVDHIEYLDEAGVKALSESGTCAVLLPGAFYFLRETKLPPIDLLRQYKVPMVVASDYNPGSSPICSSLLMLNMACTLFRLTPEEALAGMTVNAAKALGIGDNVGHLAVGMQADFCLWNISSAAELAYSYGVDRLIDVVKTGKLVHQ; encoded by the coding sequence ATGTCTTGGGATCAAGTTTGGATTGACATCAATATCGCCACCATGGATGCCAACATTGGCGAGCCTTATGGTGCTATCACACAAGCTGCTATGGCAGTCAAAGACGGAAAAATTGCCTGGCTTGGCCCAAGAAGTGAGCTGCCAGAGTTTGATGTGCTGGCAACACCGGTTTACAGAGGCAAAGGCAATTGGGTCACGCCTGGACTCATAGATGCTCATACCCACTTGGTCTTTGCCGGCAGTCGCGCCAATGAATTTGAATTACGCCTTAAAGGCGCCAGCTATGAAGAAATTGCCCGCGCTGGCGGCGGCATCATATCCACAGTAAAAGCTTGCCGTGAAGCCGATGAAGCCGAATTATTTGAGCTTGGACGTCAGCGCCTAAATGCGCTGGCCAAGGAAGGGGTGACTACGGTCGAGATAAAGTCAGGTTATGGGTTAGATATTGAAACTGAGTTAAAGCTACTGCGGGTCGCCCGCGAGCTTGGCAAGCATCATCATGTAGACATTAAAACGACCTTCCTTGGCGCCCATGCTATCCCATCTGAATACAAAGACGCGGCCAACAGCACAGAACGAAGTGATGCCTATGTGGATCTGGTGGTCAATGAAATGTTGCCCGCAGTAATGGCAGAGAACTTAGCCGATGCGGTCGATGTATTCTGTGAAGGCATCGCCTTTAATCTAGCGCAAACCAAGCGCGTGTTTACTGCCGCCAAACAAGCGGGCCTTGATATCAAATTACACGCAGAACAGTTATCCAATATTGGTGGTAGCCAGCTTGCTGCCCAGATGGGCGCCCTGTCGGTGGATCATATAGAGTACTTAGATGAAGCTGGCGTTAAAGCCTTAAGCGAAAGCGGCACCTGCGCCGTACTGCTACCCGGGGCTTTTTACTTCTTGCGGGAAACTAAGCTGCCACCGATAGATTTATTACGTCAATACAAGGTGCCTATGGTGGTCGCCAGCGATTACAATCCGGGCTCCTCACCCATATGCTCTAGCCTCTTGATGCTCAACATGGCATGTACCCTGTTTAGGCTTACCCCAGAAGAAGCCCTTGCAGGCATGACAGTTAATGCTGCTAAGGCGTTAGGCATTGGCGATAATGTTGGCCACCTTGCGGTGGGCATGCAGGCTGATTTCTGTTTGTGGAACATTAGCTCAGCGGCAGAGCTTGCCTACAGCTATGGCGTCGACCGATTAATAGACGTGGTCAAGACGGGTAAATTAGTGCATCAGTAA
- a CDS encoding acyl-CoA thioesterase, whose translation MDKFLQQFPIVTEIPVAWGEMDALQHVNNVVYFRYFETARIDFFRQINLLDDLQTTGIGPVISENSARYKRPVTFPDTLLVGVTISDIKSDRFMMHYQAFSKSQQAVTTLGASQVVMFNFKTGQKAQLSEQLLSALRKYDG comes from the coding sequence ATGGATAAGTTTTTACAGCAGTTTCCCATAGTGACCGAAATTCCAGTGGCTTGGGGAGAAATGGATGCACTGCAACATGTGAACAATGTGGTGTATTTCCGTTACTTTGAAACCGCTCGCATCGATTTTTTTAGGCAAATCAATTTACTCGATGACCTACAAACAACCGGTATTGGCCCGGTTATTAGTGAAAACAGTGCCCGTTATAAACGCCCTGTGACTTTCCCTGACACCTTGCTGGTAGGGGTGACCATCAGTGATATCAAGTCAGATCGTTTTATGATGCACTACCAAGCGTTTAGTAAAAGTCAGCAAGCCGTCACCACCTTAGGCGCTTCTCAAGTGGTGATGTTCAACTTTAAAACGGGCCAAAAAGCCCAACTATCAGAACAATTACTGAGTGCATTAAGAAAATATGATGGATAA